A single Epinephelus fuscoguttatus linkage group LG13, E.fuscoguttatus.final_Chr_v1 DNA region contains:
- the ccdc141 gene encoding uncharacterized protein ccdc141 — MTTGETEETCGGQQEEGTREEGGNMKVSRSFTTLSTIAIQAGQSLLVISVLKSGFLVHLQLVQVHPGLCEIGSNHEENQTLIQEQQHLMEKLKKHEVEVLSVVERNQQNEQRKRTRMKSEETMNTNKDKEEVHEAMEASLNEGWSLLLCLLQRRQEVLTLAAEFYRRALEFAVSVDRFEDLQIRSDNVTLTEVQLRYDSMRKDLLGKSLQVLSSSSVLLQKLRQLQRTEALQRRGGVLQDQEDEEEEEESSRCSRGVVLRVEELVETLQDRRRRADQAFRLQLQQVENNIKKEEETTEAESEDWSLTIHEILDQDLQSTDLRSDSTTATGTTDLQPGSRSDLRSESKSDYTGDLNPAASSDQTPGLNSYLKPESRSEDTKDLQPRSELKPGSKSDLFKNLQSGFTLNLMARSRSDPKSDSKSEESRNLQPGSSSDQTPGLRSYLKPESRSEKTQDLQPRTGSASQSGSRSEESGLKSNLQPGSRSDLKSETKSGETEVLQLKSKSGSKPDLIKNLQSGFTLNLMANSRSDLKSDSKPEETKDLQLGSSSDQTPGLRSNLKPESKSELRLKSRSEETKDLQPGSGSASQSGSRSEESGLKSNLQPGSRSDLESDSKPDETRDLQLGSEMKPGSKPDLIKNLQSGFTLNLMARARTDLKSDSKPEESEDLQPGSSSDQTPGLRSHLKPESRSELHPESRSEKTKDLQPRPRSASESGSSEQVAGLQSMLGKETPNAESHAHQTLLTNQRLQLLSSCECLIDKVCTWVQQGSSVLSNSCEAGQKLSGAEDTLNTHLQLQTQAESTGLDVENMKQILDQIRAQHASRTSPQPPPDPSRQLSPLRALTEQLKRRCAGGQTRTSSAPPAADLTTSLSPELTGRVDQVLKELQSLKMKIDSNLQLLQPYVSFLRTAQQVEEELGDLGELYRRRPEEEEEEEDGGSRSSVKKKKKKKQVDSCWQEMQQRLLTCQDLGNNFLHTVTMVCGSTLNLQSVVLAVQQTLERLSRTKQEVNELRSQREMQIQEQQENYRKYSERLHKTVQDLTSVSEMLDSCTLMDLGSDLQTSRLLQRFAQAKPHFTQLDAEVEFLVKNWETVRGVQDRLEMEELKGGAVKEEELSELLELQERVKNKISQSESILMLSERFHLTARQLEALLQSEPLTGSTGSSEAEQSQQIQSLFKTASTLKTDICSALKHSGWTGFRVEQLETRLHSLDSLRVSWLNEAAQREEKLRRQLLTCVLNDDIAQLRDSFKELKKRFSNLRFNYLKRNDRMRNMKAVRNQLQQVELYEEKLQALRKRLQGVTARLGSEVKDGGVAREAEDTINELQRQMGEFERSVSEHQKTLEMTCRLQQAMEEYQFWCEDASATIARVGKFSSECRSTEAVSVLYRQFEKFVWPTVPQQEERISQITELAVRLHGVEEGRRYIEKTVGKHSEMVESIRELSDGLMKLEAKLKLESLKQQQDDEEKEIKEEKDEDEDEDEDEDEEEDEEEDEEKDEEKEKLNEKGKTKQKEQTDNRSTQEAPDMYELKETGHTPELTTEHDGKEVHVKRETTASRKPPSQKIRSQEAAENRQYSASSYCSTHTFSLSCSPAEANRRVHAIHSQSQPATTEATPPPCVIGPSFSDIQREFQRKEAQHASNMTPLQDASAGGLLEAELQQQEAMTEDSLSNDEYDCVSPDDISLPPLAETPESFMVQSDIEEGFCFSSHSVHINQYSHQPEHTGTGAVRQRRESSQSCPTPPTSRHSSTRFRSESSSFAQSPLTVPPPNMITSTLCSILKTGKTIDPKPSFPSGSNPAHKSNTPQSCSNKDRDVPEKKSPPQTDSLLKEHNIQDNQPQRSAVTQGKITQNVDETIPQAGPIHQLAKINHSTTLPQSTFCPQHSNGSDPDLHKDKKPSQDTRSLKSGTSICQESDLNQDMNSFQTRKETSPACKPQSVSPTNTSTSTVTQQPIYFQSSHSDSHHNFPNTDPVPNAKEFAQSLTDTVFCKDKSQETGLLKSHATSIQPTTSLSQDTNLSQSYPESRSGLDQDGPSSQTSKETSSIFPQNSSLITATSVTKQTISCQPSPLDSHCTLPKGSSSPLSQCKILPQIDQVPQVKGFAQSLTDSFLYKDKTWDTGLLKSSATCVQTTTSLPQDLLPSYPDSKSGLDQDGPSSQTSKETSSVFMPQSSSLATATTVTQQSVYSQSFPPDSHCTWPQASSNLRSQHLSPFSQDSGGLPEVHAPIPPEPNSVSNINKSSSTITNSDIFRSKQSHQTAYSFQESLTSTCTQQCVHDSGMTPSSTAMPAAPPQPKPQTQALAQQANLHVTPLSSPSHLLTPEQDPNICQPVAIREEIRLTPQIQWPPLPAPPPPPLPQGQAESLPQGKASKPGPPCFTRPLSRATVMEGSPVTLEVEVTTHPEPTLTWCKDEEVSATGPGRALLSCEDEKHFLFNPEVLDSYGGLYEARAAERKDSSDKWLVAEVFDIISEDWQSWFGTLCVLLWLLYLVLL; from the exons tttgCCGTCAGTGTGGACAGATTTGAGGATCTACAGATCAGATCGGACAACGTCACACTGACTGAGGTGCAGCTCAGATATGACTCCATGAGGAAAG ATCTTCTGGGAAAATCTCTGCAGGTTttaagcagcagcagcgtccTGCTGCAGAAACTGAGACAGCTGCAGAGGACCGAGGCCctccagaggagaggaggagtacTGCAGGAccaggaggatgaggaggaggaggaggag AGCTCCCGGTGCAGCAGAGGGGTGGTGCTGAGGGtggaggagctggtggagacgcTGCAGGATCGGAGGAGGAGGGCTGACCAGGCCTTCAGGCTGCAGCTCCAACAGGTGGAGAACAACATCAAGAAGGAAGAAGAGACCACAGAGGCTGAGTCTGAA GACTGGAGTCTCACAATTCATGAGATCCTGGACCAGGACCTGCAGAGCACAGACCTGAGGTCAgattcaacaacagcaacaggaaCCACAGACCTGCAACCAGGATCCAGGTCAGACCTCAGGTCAGAATCGAAATCAGATTACACTGGAGACCTTAACCCCGCAGCCAGTTCAGACCAGACACCAGGATTGAACTCATATCTGAAGCCAGAATCCAGATCAGAGGACACCAAAGACCTGCAACCCAGATCAGAGTTGAAGCCTGGATCTAAATCAGACCTGTTTAAAAACCTGCAGTCTGGATTCACATTAAACCTGATGGCTCGTTCTAGATCTGACCCCAAGTCAGATTCTAAATCAGAGGAGAGCCGAAACCTGCAGCCTGGATCTAGTTCAGACCAGACGCCAGGACTGAGATCATATCTGAAGCCAGAATCCAGATCAGAGAAGACCCAAGACCTGCAGCCTAGAACTGGATCAGCCTCACAATCTGGATCCAGATCAGAGGAGTCAGGATTAAAGTCCAACCTGCAGCCAGGATCCAGGTCAGACCTCAAGTCAGAAACTAAATCAGGTGAGACTGAAGTCCTTCAGCTCAAATCAAAGTCTGGATCTAAACCAGACCTGATCAAAAACCTGCAGTCTGGATTCACATTAAACCTGATGGCTAATTCTAGATCTGACCTCAAGTCAGATTCTAAACCAGAGGAGACCAAAGACCTGCAGCTCGGATCTAGTTCAGACCAGACGCCAGGACTGAGATCAAATCTGAAGCCTGAATCCAAATCAGAGCTGCGGCTTAAATCCAGATCAGAAGAGACCAAAGACCTACAGCCTGGATCTGGATCAGCTTCACAGTCTGGATCCAGATCAGAAGAGTCAGGATTAAAGTCCAACCTGCAGCCAGGATCCAGGTCAGACCTCGAGTCAGATTCTAAACCAGATGAGACCAGAGACCTTCAGCTTGGATCAGAGATGAAGCCTGGATCTAAACCAGACCTGATCAAAAACCTGCAGTCTGGATTCACATTAAACCTGATGGCTCGTGCCAGAACTGACCTCAAGTCAGATTCTAAACCAGAGGAGAGCGAAGACCTGCAGCCTGGATCTAGTTCAGACCAGACGCCAGGATTGAGGTCACATCTGAAGCCAGAATCCAGATCAGAGCTGCACCCTGAATCTAGATCAGAGAAGACCAAAGACCTGCAGCCAAGACCTagatcagcctcagagtcaggaTCCAG TGAACAGGTGGCAGGGCTGCAGAGCATGCTGGGAAAAGAGACTCCAAATGCAGAAAGCCACGCCCACCAAACCCTCCTGACCAATCAGAGGCTCCAGCTGCTGTCATCATGTGAATGCCTCATCGACAAG gtgtgTACCTGGGTGCAGCAGGGCAGCAGTGTGTTGTCTAACAGCTGTGAAGCCGGACAGAAGCTCTCTGGAGCCGAAGACACTCTGAACACACACctacagctgcagacacaagctgag TCCACAGGCCTCGACGTAGAGAACATGAAGCAGATCCTGGATCAGATCAGAGCTCAGCACGCCAGTAGAACCAGTCCGCAGCCTCCCCCTGATCCCAGTAGACAGCTGTCCCCTCTGAGGGCTCTGACAGAGCAGCTGAAGAGACGCTGTGCAGGAGGACAGACCAGAACCAgctctgctcctcctgctgcagaCCTGACGACCTCACTGAGTCCTGAACTCACTGGTCGAGTGGATCAGGTCCTGAAGGAGCTGCAGAGTCTGAAGATGAAGATCGATTCAAACCTGCAACTGCTGCAACCCTATGTCTCTTTCCTCAGGACAGCCCAGCAG gtggaggaggagctgggagaCCTGGGGGAGCTCTACAGAAGGAgaccagaggaggaggaggaggaggaagatggtgGCTCCAGGTCatcagtgaagaagaagaagaagaagaagcaggttGACAGCtgctggcaggaaatgcaacaGAGGCTTCTCACCTGTCAGGACCTGGGAAACAACTTCCTCCATACTGTTACCATG gtgtgtggATCAACGTTGAACCTGCAGTCTGTGGTGTTGGCGGTGCAGCAGACGCTGGAGCGACTCAGCAgaaccaaacaggaagtgaacgaGCTGCGGAGTCAGCGGGAAATGCAGATCCAAGAGCAGCAGGAGAACTACAGGAAGTACTCAGAGAGACTACACAAG ACTGTGCAGGACTTGACGAGTGTCTCTGAGATGTTGGACTCGTGCACTCTGATGGATCTGGGTTCAGACCTGCAGACCTCCAGACTGCTGCAGCGCTTTGCTCAGGCCAAACCACATTTTACT cagctggacGCTGAGGTGGAGTTCTTGGTGAAGAACTGGGAGACTGTGAGAGGAGTCCAGGACAGGCtggagatggaggagctgaaggGAGGAGCAGTGAAGGAGGAGGAACTGTCAGAGCTGCTGGAGCTTCAGGAGAGAGTGAAGAATAAGATCAGCCAGAGCGAGTCAATCCTGATGCTCAGCGAACGCTTCCACCTCACAGCCAGACAG CTGGAGGCGCTGCTCCAGTCAGAGCCTTTAACTGGTTCTACTGGATCCAGTGAGGCCGAGCAGAGTCAGCAGATCCAGAGTCTGTTTAAAACGGCGTCAACACTGAAGACAGACATCTGCTCCGCCCTCAAACACTCT GGTTGGACAGGTTTCAGAGTGGAGCAGCTGGAGACTCGTCTTCACTCTCTGGACTCACTTCGTGTCTCGTGGCTGAACGAAGCAGCTCAACGGGAAGAGAAGCTCCGCAGACAGCTGCTGACCTGCGTCCTCAACGATGACATCGCCCAG CTTCGTGACTCCTTTAAGGAGCTGAAGAAGCGTTTCAGCAACCTGAGGTTTAACTACCTGAAGAGAAACGACAGGATGAGGAACATGAAGGCTGTCAGGaaccagctgcagcaggtggaGCTGTACGAGGAGAAGCTGCAG GCGCTCAGGAAACGTCTGCAGGGAGTGACAGCCCGgctggggtcagaggtcaaggatGGGGGTGTGGCCAGGGAGGCGGAGGACACCATCAACGAACTGCAGAGACAGATGGGAGAGTTTGAGCGAAGTGTCAGCGAACACCAAAAAACACTGGAGATGACCTGCAGGCTGCAACAGGCCATGGAGGAG tATCAGTTCTGGTGTGAGGACGCCAGTGCGACCATCGCTCGCGTCGGGAAGTTTTCCTCAGAGTGTCGCAGCACAGAAGCTGTCTCTGTTCTCTACCGACAGTTTGAGAAGTTCGTGTGGCCGACGGTTcctcagcaggaggagaggatcAGTCAGATCACTGAGCTGGCTGTCAGGCTGCACG GGGTGGAGGAAGGGCGGAGGTACATAGAGAAGACGGTCGGTAAACACTCAGAGATGGTGGAGTCCATCAGAGAGCTGAGTGACGGACTGATGAAACTGGAGGCCAAACTGAAG CTGGAGAgtctcaaacagcagcaggatgaCGAGGAGAAAGAGATAAAGGAAGAGAAAGATGAAGACGAAGATGAAGACGAAGAcgaagatgaagaggaagatgaagaggaagatgaagagaaagaTGAGGAAAAAGAGAAGTTAAATGAAAAAGGGAAGACAAAGCAGAAGGAGCAGACAGATAACCGCAGCACACAGGAGGCACCTGACATG TATGAGCTGAAGGAAACAGGTCACACCCCTGAACTGACCACCGAGCATGATGGGAAGGAGGTTCACGTGAAGAGGGAGACCACAGCCAGTAGGAAGCCTCCATCACAGAAGATCCGCAGTCAGGAGGCTGCTGAAAACAG ACAATACTCTGCCTCTTCCTACTGCTCCACCCATACCTTCAGCCTCTCCTGCTCCCCAGCAGAGGCCAACCGACGGGTCCACGCCATacacagccaatcacagcctgCCACCACTgaggccacgccccctccatgtGTGATTGGCCCATCAttctcagacatccagagggaatTTCAGAGGAAGGAGGCGCAGCATGCTTCAAACATGACACCGCTTCAG GATGCATCAGCAGGAGGCCTATTGGAGGCAGAGCTTCAGCAACAGGAAGCCATGACTGAGGATTCTCTTTCTAATGACGAATACGATTGTGTGTCACCTGATGACATTTCCCTGCCGCCACTGGCAGAGACGCCAGAGTCCTTCATGGTTCAGTCAGACATTGAGGAAGGCTTCTGTTTCAGCTCCCACAGCGTCCACATCAACCAGTACAGCCACCAGCCAGAGCACACTGGCACTGGTGCAGTCCGACAACGGAGAGAGTCCAGCCAGAGTTGTCCAACTCCTCCGACCAGCCGTCACAGCAGTACCAG gTTCAGATCAGAGTCCAGTTCATTTGCCCAGAGTCCACTGACAGTACCTCCTCCTAACATGATCACCAGCACTCTGTGCAGCATTTTGAAGACTGGAAAGACCATCGACCCCAAACCAAGCTTCCCCTCTGGATCTAACCCAGCCCACAAGAGCAACACTCCTCAGAGTTGTTCTAACAAAGACAGAGATGTCCCTGAGAAGAAGAGCCCTCCACAAACTGATTCCTTATTAAAGGAGCACAACATCCAGGACAACCAGCCTCAGAGGAGTGCAGTTACTCAGGGTAAGATCACCCAAAACGTTGATGAGACCATTCCACAGGCTGGTCCCATTCACCAGCTTGCAAAGATCAATCATAGCACCACCCTGCCCCAGTCCACCTTTTGTCCTCAGCACTCTAATGGTTCAGACCCTGATCTCCACAAGGACAAGAAACCTTCACAAGACACTAGGTCCCTCAAATCTGGCACTTCCATTTGTCAGGAGAGTGACCTAAATCAGGACATGAATTCCTTCCAAACTAGGAAGGAAACATCCCCAGCTTGCAAACCCCAAAGTGTCAGTCCCACCAACACCAGCACCAGTACAGTTACCCAGCAGCCCATTTACTTCCAGTCCTCCCATTCAGACAGTCATCACAACTTTCCAAACACTGATCCAGTCCCTAATGCTAAAGAATTTGCTCAGAGCCTCACAGACACTGTTTTTTGCAAAGACAAGAGTCAGGAGACTGGGCTCCTCAAATCCCATGCAACTTCCATCCAACCCACCACATCCCTCTCTCAAGACACCAATCTTTCACAGTCTTACCCAGAATCTAGGAGTGGCCTTGATCAGGATGGACCTTCCTCCCAAACCAGCAAAGAAACATCCTCAATTTTTCCCCAAAACAGCAGCCTCATCACAGCCACTTCTGTCACTAAACAAACTATTTCCTGCCAACCCTCCCCTCTAGATAGTCATTGCACATTGCCAAAGGGAAGCAGCAGCCCCTTATCCCAGTGTAAGATCTTGCCACAGATTGATCAAGTCCCCCAAGTCAAAGGGTTTGCTCAGAGCCTCACAGACTCTTTTCTCTACAAAGACAAGACTTGGGACACCGGACTCCTCAAATCCTCTGCAACTTGCGTCCAAACCACCACAAGCCTCCCTCAAGATCTTTTACCGTCTTACCCAGATTCCAAGAGTGGCCTTGATCAGGATGGACCTTCCTCACAAACCAGCAAAGAAACATCCTCAGTCTTCATGCCCCAAAGCAGCAGCCTTGCCACAGCTACTACAGTCACCCAACAAAGCGTTTATTCTCAGTCCTTCCCTCCAGACAGTCATTGCACCTGGCCACAGGCTAGCAGCAATCTCAGGTCCCAGCATTTAAGCCCCTTCTCCCAGGATAGTGGGGGTCTACCTGAGGTCCATGCTCCCATTCCCCCAGAGCCAAACAGTGTCAGCAATATCAACAAATCCAGCAGCACCATCACCAACAGTGATATATTCAGGAGCAAGCAGAGCCACCAGACAGCCTACTCCTTCCAAGAGTCCTTGACCTCCACCTGTACCCAGCAGTGTGTGCATGACTCTGGCATGACTCCCAGCAGCACCGCCAtgcctgctgctcctcctcagcCCAAACCACAGACCCAAGCTTTGGCTCAGCAGGCTAATCTGCATGTCACACCCCTTTCCTCTCCATCCCATCTACTAACTCCAGAGCAAGATCCAAACATTTGTCAGCCCGTGGCCATCCGTGAGGAAATCAGACTTACTCCTCAGATCCAATGGCCTCcccttcctgctcctcctcctcctcctcttccccagGGACAGGCAGAGTCTCTTCCCCAGGGAAAAGCCTCTAAACCTGGACCTCCCTGCTTCACCAGGCCCCTGTCTAGAGCTACCGTCATGGAGGGCTCTCCAGTGACGCTAGAGGTGGAGGTGACGACACATCCAGAGCCCACGCTCACCTG GTGTAAAGACGAAGAGGTGTCAGCCACGGGCCCAGGCCGAGCACTGCTCTCCTGCGAGGACGagaaacacttcctgtttaaccCCGAGGTGTTGGACTCCTATGGTGGGCTGTACGAGGCCCGGGCTGCTGAACGTAAAGACAGCAGTGATAAATGGCTAGTGGCTGAAGTGTTTGACATCATCAGTGAGGACTGGCAGAGCTGGTTCGGTACGCTGTGTGTTCTGCTCTGGCTGCTCTACCTGGTTCTACTCTGA